A part of Geoanaerobacter pelophilus genomic DNA contains:
- a CDS encoding zinc ribbon domain-containing protein YjdM, with the protein MSTLPKCPGCSSEYTYEDGDNYVCPECAHEWPMQAAESAETENSVVDAFGNELKDGDSVTVIKDLKIKGSSLVVKVGTKVRNIRIVSGDHDIDCKIDGIGAMQLKSGFVKKA; encoded by the coding sequence ATGAGCACCTTACCCAAATGCCCCGGCTGCAGTTCCGAATACACCTACGAAGACGGCGACAACTATGTCTGCCCGGAGTGCGCCCATGAATGGCCGATGCAGGCTGCGGAGAGCGCGGAGACTGAAAACTCGGTGGTCGACGCCTTCGGCAATGAGCTGAAAGACGGCGATTCGGTGACCGTCATCAAGGACCTGAAGATCAAAGGGTCGTCATTGGTGGTCAAGGTCGGCACCAAGGTCCGGAACATCCGGATCGTCTCGGGCGACCACGACATTGACTGCAAGATCGACGGCATCGGCGCCATGCAGTTGAAATCCGGGTTCGTCAAGAAAGCATGA
- the polA gene encoding DNA polymerase I: MDNNTTLYLIDGSSYLYRAYHAIRHLSGPGGFPTNAIFGFTQMLLKVLKDRQPSYVAVVFDISRKTFRTEIYPEYKANRAAMPDDLRQQVEPIKELVRAFRIPVLELDGFEADDIIGTICRDCGERGINTVVVTGDKDLMQVVSDHVTLLDTMKDKISGAAEVIERFGVGPDKVIDILGLAGDSSDNIPGVPGIGEKTAIKLVQEFGSMDALLARSSEVKGKTGENIRAFADQARLSRQLATIDCRVPIAYDLGDFVAEPPDNAVLAELFKRFGFTSLMKELTSRSTLSSEEYRTILSEAEFAALLQELAKVEEFAIDLETTSLDPRMAEIVGISLSWRSHEAYYIPVGHHYLGVPTQLNLAIVLDRLRPFLTDPDKRKIGQNIKYDYQVLRTAGVEMQGVWCDTMLAAYLVNPGRTSQGLDALSVEYLDHKMISYEEVAGKGKDQKRFDEIEVEKAARYSCEDSDATFMLHRLLLPKVAAAGMEGLLFELEMPLVTILAEMELLGVKLDLPFLAELSAGLGKQLVTLESRIHELAGGPFNVNSPKQLGEILFEKLQLPTGKKTKLKTGWSTNVDELERLAEAGHEIASLLLQQRGVAKLKSTYTDALPQLADSDGRVHTSYNQAVTSTGRLSSSDPNLQNIPIRTEEGKKIRQAFIAREGCKILSADYSQIELRVLAHLSGDPVFCDAFGNDEDIHTRTAAEVFDLMPGLVTGEMRRQAKTINFGVIYGQSAFSLAAQLGVARKVAEDFIATYKARHAGAMAFLDSCVEQAREHGYVTTMLGRRLPIPDINSHNFQVRSFAERNAINYPIQGSAADIIKKAMINIDRRLKLEGAESRLLMQVHDELVFEVPEGELLHLEQLVEHEMAHAVECRVPLKVDISYGSNWAEAH, from the coding sequence ATGGACAACAATACCACCCTGTACCTGATCGACGGTTCTTCGTACCTGTATCGCGCCTACCATGCCATCCGCCATCTCTCCGGGCCGGGCGGCTTTCCGACCAACGCCATCTTCGGCTTCACCCAGATGCTGCTCAAGGTGCTGAAAGACCGGCAGCCATCCTATGTGGCCGTGGTGTTCGATATCTCCCGCAAGACCTTCCGCACCGAGATCTACCCGGAGTACAAGGCAAACCGGGCCGCCATGCCCGACGACCTGCGGCAGCAGGTGGAGCCGATCAAGGAGCTGGTGCGGGCATTCCGGATTCCGGTGCTGGAACTGGACGGCTTTGAGGCGGACGATATCATCGGCACTATCTGCCGCGATTGCGGAGAACGCGGGATCAATACCGTGGTGGTGACCGGCGACAAGGACCTGATGCAGGTTGTCAGCGACCATGTGACCCTGCTCGATACCATGAAGGACAAGATTTCCGGCGCCGCCGAGGTGATCGAGCGGTTCGGGGTCGGGCCGGACAAGGTGATCGATATCCTCGGGCTGGCCGGCGACTCCTCGGATAATATCCCGGGCGTACCCGGCATCGGCGAGAAGACCGCCATCAAGCTGGTGCAGGAGTTTGGTTCCATGGATGCCCTGTTGGCAAGGAGCAGCGAGGTCAAAGGCAAGACTGGCGAGAACATCCGGGCCTTTGCCGACCAGGCGCGGCTGTCGCGACAACTGGCCACCATCGACTGCCGGGTGCCGATTGCTTATGACCTGGGGGATTTCGTTGCCGAACCGCCTGACAATGCGGTTCTGGCCGAGCTGTTCAAGCGGTTCGGCTTTACCTCGCTGATGAAGGAGCTGACCAGCCGTTCCACCCTCTCCAGCGAAGAGTACCGCACCATCCTCAGCGAAGCGGAGTTCGCGGCGCTGCTGCAGGAGCTGGCAAAGGTCGAAGAGTTTGCCATTGACCTGGAAACCACCAGCCTTGACCCCAGGATGGCGGAAATCGTCGGCATCTCGCTCTCCTGGCGGTCGCACGAGGCGTACTACATCCCGGTCGGCCACCATTATCTCGGCGTTCCCACCCAGCTGAATCTTGCAATAGTGCTTGACCGTCTCAGGCCGTTCCTGACAGACCCGGACAAACGGAAGATCGGCCAGAACATCAAATATGACTACCAAGTGCTGCGTACGGCCGGGGTGGAAATGCAGGGGGTCTGGTGCGATACCATGCTGGCCGCTTACCTGGTCAATCCGGGGCGCACCAGCCAGGGGCTCGATGCCCTGTCAGTGGAGTATCTCGACCACAAGATGATCTCCTACGAGGAGGTGGCCGGCAAAGGAAAGGATCAGAAGCGGTTCGACGAGATCGAGGTGGAAAAGGCCGCCCGCTATTCCTGCGAGGATAGCGATGCCACCTTCATGCTGCATCGGCTGCTGCTCCCCAAGGTTGCCGCTGCGGGGATGGAGGGGTTGCTGTTCGAGCTGGAGATGCCGCTGGTGACGATCCTGGCCGAGATGGAACTGCTGGGGGTCAAGCTTGATCTGCCGTTCCTGGCGGAGCTCTCCGCAGGGCTCGGCAAACAGCTTGTGACCCTGGAGAGCCGGATCCATGAGCTGGCCGGAGGGCCGTTCAACGTCAACTCGCCCAAGCAGCTGGGGGAGATCCTGTTCGAGAAGCTGCAGCTGCCAACCGGCAAGAAGACCAAGCTCAAGACCGGCTGGTCCACCAATGTCGATGAGCTGGAGCGGCTGGCCGAGGCGGGTCACGAGATCGCCTCACTGCTGCTGCAGCAGCGGGGCGTGGCCAAGCTCAAGTCCACCTATACCGATGCCCTGCCGCAGCTGGCCGACAGCGACGGCCGGGTGCACACCTCCTACAACCAGGCAGTGACCAGCACCGGCCGGCTCTCCTCATCGGACCCGAACCTGCAGAACATTCCGATCCGCACCGAGGAGGGGAAAAAGATCCGCCAAGCGTTCATCGCCAGGGAGGGGTGCAAGATCCTGTCAGCCGACTATTCGCAGATCGAGCTGCGCGTGCTGGCCCATCTCTCCGGCGACCCGGTCTTCTGCGATGCCTTCGGCAATGACGAGGATATCCATACCCGCACCGCAGCCGAGGTGTTCGACCTGATGCCCGGCCTGGTCACCGGCGAGATGCGGCGCCAGGCCAAGACCATCAATTTCGGGGTGATCTACGGCCAGAGCGCCTTCAGCCTGGCAGCGCAGTTGGGAGTTGCCCGTAAGGTGGCCGAGGACTTCATCGCCACCTACAAGGCCCGTCATGCCGGGGCCATGGCCTTTCTCGACTCCTGCGTGGAGCAGGCGCGGGAGCATGGCTATGTGACCACCATGCTCGGCCGACGACTGCCGATCCCGGATATCAACAGCCACAACTTCCAGGTGCGCAGCTTTGCCGAGCGCAACGCCATCAACTACCCGATCCAGGGGTCGGCGGCCGACATCATCAAGAAGGCGATGATCAATATCGACCGGCGACTGAAGCTGGAAGGAGCGGAGAGCCGCCTGCTCATGCAGGTCCATGACGAACTGGTGTTCGAGGTGCCGGAGGGGGAGCTGCTTCACCTGGAGCAGCTGGTGGAGCACGAGATGGCCCATGCCGTAGAGTGCCGCGTGCCGTTGAAGGTGGATATCAGCTACGGCAGCAACTGGGCCGAGGCGCACTGA
- a CDS encoding DUF4177 domain-containing protein, whose product MLTYKVVEVSTVSEDVLEETLNEWTAKGWRFDGLHFAMRESQKRPSMAFVIFTKEEM is encoded by the coding sequence ATGCTCACGTACAAGGTTGTCGAGGTCAGTACCGTTTCCGAAGATGTGCTTGAGGAGACCCTCAATGAGTGGACCGCCAAGGGGTGGCGCTTTGACGGCCTGCATTTCGCCATGCGCGAGTCGCAAAAACGGCCAAGCATGGCGTTTGTCATCTTTACCAAAGAGGAGATGTAG
- a CDS encoding Hsp20/alpha crystallin family protein — MAIVKYNPIKELRSMQEQMNRLLDLAWNRETGEDMRDGVWQPAVDIYEDDESVVIKAEIPDVDQKDIEVKIEDNTLTLKGERRHDQSVKKENYHRVERYYGTFQRSFHLPHTIDQEKIKAACDRGVLTITLPKKGEKKPKQITVEVK; from the coding sequence ATGGCAATAGTAAAATACAATCCGATTAAAGAGCTCCGCTCGATGCAGGAACAGATGAACCGCCTGCTTGACCTGGCATGGAACCGGGAGACCGGCGAAGATATGCGGGACGGGGTCTGGCAGCCGGCGGTGGACATCTACGAAGATGACGAATCAGTGGTGATAAAGGCCGAGATCCCGGATGTGGACCAGAAGGATATCGAGGTCAAGATCGAGGACAACACCCTCACCCTCAAGGGGGAGCGGCGCCACGACCAGAGCGTGAAAAAAGAGAATTACCATCGGGTGGAGCGGTACTACGGCACTTTCCAGCGCAGCTTCCACCTGCCGCACACCATTGATCAGGAGAAGATCAAGGCCGCGTGCGACCGTGGGGTTTTAACCATTACCCTGCCGAAAAAAGGGGAGAAGAAACCGAAACAGATTACCGTGGAAGTAAAGTAA
- the larE gene encoding ATP-dependent sacrificial sulfur transferase LarE: MSDLPSKYARLKTVLEEMGSVLVAFSGGVDSTLLLKVAHDLLGERACAITATSPTYPESEFREAVSLAKVIGARQIVVDSNELEIPGYSENPRDRCYHCKKELFGICAAKAAEMGFAHICDGTNSDDLGDYRPGRRAAGELQVRSPLLEAGFSKDDVRALSRELGLATWNKQAYACLASRFPYGVEITAERLSMIEQCEEFLKAQGFRVYRVRYHGETARIELAPEELPRLLADDLRNQVVAAFKKAGFKFVALDLEGYRTGSMN; the protein is encoded by the coding sequence ATGTCTGACCTGCCCAGCAAATATGCCCGTCTCAAGACGGTTCTGGAAGAGATGGGATCGGTACTGGTCGCGTTTTCCGGAGGTGTTGATTCAACCCTGTTGCTCAAGGTCGCCCATGACCTGCTGGGAGAGCGTGCCTGCGCCATAACCGCGACATCCCCCACCTACCCGGAATCGGAATTCCGAGAGGCGGTCTCCCTGGCCAAGGTGATCGGCGCCCGGCAGATCGTAGTCGATTCCAACGAACTGGAGATTCCCGGTTATAGCGAGAACCCGCGGGACCGCTGTTACCACTGCAAGAAAGAGCTGTTCGGCATCTGTGCTGCCAAGGCCGCGGAAATGGGGTTTGCCCATATCTGCGACGGCACCAACAGTGACGATCTCGGCGATTACCGGCCGGGGCGACGGGCCGCCGGAGAGCTGCAGGTGCGCAGTCCGCTGCTGGAGGCAGGTTTTTCCAAGGACGATGTCCGGGCGCTGAGTCGCGAGCTCGGCCTGGCGACCTGGAACAAGCAGGCCTACGCCTGTCTGGCCAGCCGCTTCCCCTACGGGGTGGAGATAACTGCCGAGCGGCTCAGTATGATCGAGCAGTGCGAAGAGTTTTTGAAGGCCCAAGGGTTCCGGGTCTATCGGGTCCGGTATCACGGTGAAACGGCACGGATCGAGCTGGCCCCGGAGGAATTGCCGCGGCTACTGGCTGACGACTTGAGGAATCAGGTAGTTGCCGCATTCAAAAAGGCTGGATTCAAATTCGTGGCGCTGGATCTGGAAGGATATCGTACCGGCAGCATGAACTGA
- a CDS encoding RrF2 family transcriptional regulator, which yields MRLSTKSRYGLRALFDIAYHAANRPVQIQDIARRQEISPRYLEQIFQNLKRAGLLKSKRGPQGGYLIAKPLKDVTVKDIVKATEGDLLLVDCSPGKRKRKKSACSFDGTCVTQTVWTEASSRLESLFSEISLAVLCERGEAMGLLQEDLSTTVKPRRKTANV from the coding sequence ATGCGTCTTTCAACCAAAAGCCGATACGGCTTACGGGCACTGTTCGACATTGCCTATCATGCGGCCAACCGGCCGGTGCAGATTCAGGACATTGCCCGCCGGCAGGAAATATCTCCCCGATACCTGGAACAGATCTTTCAGAATCTGAAGCGGGCCGGGCTGTTGAAAAGCAAGCGCGGGCCGCAGGGCGGCTACCTGATTGCCAAGCCGCTCAAGGATGTGACCGTCAAGGACATCGTCAAGGCCACAGAAGGTGACCTCCTGCTGGTAGACTGTTCTCCCGGAAAGCGCAAGCGGAAGAAGAGTGCCTGTTCCTTTGACGGCACCTGCGTCACCCAGACGGTCTGGACTGAGGCGTCCAGCCGGCTTGAATCGCTCTTTTCCGAGATTTCCCTGGCCGTATTGTGCGAGCGGGGGGAAGCCATGGGACTGTTGCAGGAGGACCTGTCTACTACGGTCAAACCCCGGCGGAAGACTGCGAATGTCTGA
- the dapF gene encoding diaminopimelate epimerase: MKFTKMHGAGNDYVYVNCFEEQIENPAEIAIKVSNRNFGIGSDGLILIMPSDKADVRMRMFNSDGSESEMCGNGIRCVAKYSYDHGIVTKKEITAETGAGILTLQLFTGSDNKVNRVRVNMGKPRLTKVEIPMLGDPQDGQTVNQPLNILHTTFNITTVSMGNPHCVIFVDDVESFQVEKYGPLIENHDLFPRRTNVEFVQIISRTEVRQRTWERGAGETLACGTGASAVCVAGALNGLTDKKILNHLSGGDLELEWSEDGFLYMTGPATEVFSGEITL; this comes from the coding sequence ATGAAGTTCACCAAAATGCACGGCGCAGGCAATGACTATGTCTATGTCAACTGTTTCGAAGAGCAGATCGAGAACCCGGCTGAGATCGCCATCAAGGTCTCCAACCGCAATTTCGGCATCGGTTCGGACGGCCTGATCCTGATCATGCCTTCCGATAAGGCAGACGTGCGGATGAGAATGTTCAACTCCGACGGCTCGGAATCCGAGATGTGCGGCAACGGCATCCGCTGCGTGGCCAAGTATTCTTATGACCACGGCATTGTGACCAAGAAGGAGATCACTGCCGAGACCGGCGCCGGGATCCTTACCCTGCAGCTCTTCACCGGCAGCGACAACAAGGTGAACCGGGTGCGGGTCAACATGGGGAAGCCGCGGCTGACCAAGGTCGAGATCCCGATGCTCGGCGATCCTCAGGACGGCCAGACCGTAAACCAGCCGCTGAATATTCTGCACACCACCTTTAACATCACCACGGTCTCCATGGGCAACCCCCATTGCGTGATCTTTGTCGATGACGTGGAGAGCTTCCAGGTGGAAAAATACGGGCCGCTGATCGAAAACCACGACCTCTTCCCACGCCGCACCAACGTGGAATTCGTCCAGATCATCTCCCGCACCGAAGTCCGGCAGCGGACCTGGGAGCGGGGCGCCGGCGAAACCCTCGCCTGCGGCACCGGCGCCAGCGCGGTCTGCGTGGCCGGGGCGCTGAACGGCCTGACTGACAAGAAGATCCTCAACCACCTGTCCGGTGGCGATCTGGAGCTGGAGTGGTCTGAAGACGGCTTCCTCTACATGACCGGCCCGGCCACCGAGGTGTTTTCCGGGGAAATAACCCTGTAA
- a CDS encoding HIT family protein has product MIDCQMCSKWLDEPEMRVAELEHSYVLLNRDQFFPGYCFVFTKTHVTELFHLDQDTRAAIIEEVNAVAAALFAVFQPTKINYELLGNMVPHMHWHIVPRFTTDPLWPRPIWSDPHEPLMLSPDDYRFRIQAIAELLSRR; this is encoded by the coding sequence ATGATTGATTGTCAGATGTGCAGCAAATGGCTCGACGAGCCGGAGATGCGGGTCGCGGAGCTGGAGCATAGTTATGTGCTCCTGAACCGCGACCAGTTTTTCCCCGGCTACTGTTTCGTCTTTACCAAGACCCATGTGACCGAGCTGTTCCACTTGGACCAGGACACCAGGGCAGCAATAATTGAAGAGGTGAATGCGGTTGCCGCAGCGCTGTTCGCGGTATTCCAGCCGACTAAGATCAACTACGAACTGCTCGGCAACATGGTCCCCCACATGCACTGGCACATCGTGCCCCGCTTTACGACCGACCCGCTCTGGCCGCGACCGATCTGGAGCGATCCGCATGAGCCTCTTATGCTCTCACCCGACGACTACCGGTTTCGTATCCAGGCGATCGCCGAGCTCCTCTCCCGCAGATAG
- a CDS encoding phosphoenolpyruvate carboxylase — MDLLWKASDQHQRLDELTTCDAAAKKLPLRRDVRSMGMLLGEVIRAQAGEAAFNLEERLRKLSIGHRESTAPVDDAESPPGEQVLLRQMIDLVSTMTLPDTALIIKAFATFFELTNLAETNNRKRRSRAHRVAGVSAKPGTLRATLQRMHDAGMDADQTLLCLSRLEILPVFTAHPTEVSRRVVLFKRRRIAEILERLDRLPLSPAEAEECQEAIRAEITALWQSDDVRRRKPTVQDEIIMGMDHYPGALIAAVNSFYAEAARDFRGVFGRDIRLSAFPTMIRFGSWIGGDRDGNPFVTPECTRDALRKARELILAEYAGDMEELYRLLTPSVCQVGDDPPLRETLGRQATRFPKAAGLVDTLPDSELPRRFAAFMLHRLRSTQSAADDGQAYPNPEELAADIDLLMQSLDRNRGELLSQRLLEPLHRKLSTFGFHLHTLDIRQHAKVHSLAVEELMGQAGRTAVRENPLSSQTCGLLDTLRTIAALKKEFSPAAIRSYVISGARCVNDIHNLIWLMELSGIEVAGRKECGDPGVMPVPLFESIEDLRNAGAVCRELWNDPGYRRYLDSWEGCQEVMIGYSDSNKDGGMLTSSWEIFKAHEALHRVARESGVQLRLFHGRGGTVGRGGGPTHRAIVSQPPGAFSGAIKLTEQGEVINFKYNDPALARRNLELLVASSLEALVRTGLVETCIDPAWEEALEEMSAVAYSFYRERIAENPDILSYFEQATPVLEFELAKIGSRPARRSQTTSLDDLRAIPWGFGWIQSRLMLPAWFGVGTACERFASRGCAERELLAAMMRRFPFFFDMMRNVEMAMAKVDLSLARQYALLVEDAALRERVWSLLTDEFARTRSMLLEISGQERLLQSNPGLAESLRLRAPYIDPLSLIQIELLRRKRGGDWSGRHDYLLAASIHGIAAGLRNTG, encoded by the coding sequence ATGGACCTGTTGTGGAAGGCGTCCGACCAGCACCAGAGGCTCGATGAATTGACGACGTGCGACGCTGCCGCCAAGAAGCTTCCGCTGCGCCGGGATGTTCGGTCCATGGGGATGCTTCTTGGTGAGGTGATCCGGGCCCAGGCCGGAGAGGCGGCGTTCAACCTGGAGGAGCGCCTGAGAAAGCTCTCAATAGGCCACCGGGAGAGCACTGCCCCTGTCGACGACGCTGAAAGCCCTCCCGGAGAGCAGGTACTCCTCCGGCAGATGATCGATCTGGTCTCGACCATGACCCTGCCCGATACCGCCCTGATAATCAAGGCTTTCGCGACCTTCTTTGAACTGACCAATCTTGCCGAGACCAACAACCGCAAAAGGAGAAGCCGCGCCCACCGTGTTGCCGGTGTTTCCGCCAAACCCGGCACACTTCGCGCAACCCTCCAGCGTATGCACGATGCCGGTATGGATGCCGACCAGACGCTGCTCTGTCTGTCCCGTTTGGAAATCCTCCCGGTATTTACCGCCCACCCCACCGAGGTGTCGCGGCGCGTGGTTCTCTTCAAGCGACGCCGCATAGCGGAGATACTGGAACGGCTCGACAGATTGCCGCTCTCTCCTGCCGAGGCTGAGGAGTGCCAGGAGGCGATCCGGGCGGAGATAACCGCTCTCTGGCAGTCCGATGATGTCCGGCGGCGCAAGCCGACGGTACAGGATGAGATCATCATGGGGATGGACCATTATCCCGGTGCGCTGATCGCAGCGGTAAACAGCTTCTATGCCGAGGCAGCCCGCGATTTCCGGGGGGTCTTCGGCAGGGATATCCGGTTGTCTGCGTTTCCGACGATGATCCGTTTCGGTTCCTGGATCGGGGGGGATCGCGACGGCAACCCGTTCGTTACGCCGGAGTGCACCCGGGATGCGCTGCGTAAGGCACGGGAACTGATCCTTGCCGAATATGCAGGCGACATGGAGGAGCTGTACCGGTTGCTCACCCCCTCCGTATGCCAGGTCGGCGACGATCCCCCCTTGCGTGAGACGCTTGGCCGGCAGGCAACCCGGTTCCCGAAGGCTGCCGGCTTGGTCGACACCCTTCCGGACAGTGAGCTGCCGAGGCGGTTTGCGGCGTTTATGCTCCACCGCCTGAGAAGCACGCAGTCCGCAGCCGATGACGGCCAGGCCTATCCGAACCCCGAGGAGTTAGCCGCCGATATCGACCTCCTCATGCAGAGCCTTGACCGGAACCGGGGGGAATTGCTGTCGCAAAGGCTACTCGAACCGCTCCATCGGAAGCTTTCCACCTTCGGCTTCCATCTCCACACCCTTGACATCCGGCAGCACGCAAAGGTTCACTCGCTGGCTGTGGAAGAGCTCATGGGTCAAGCCGGCCGGACAGCGGTACGCGAGAACCCCCTCTCGTCCCAGACCTGCGGGCTCCTCGATACCCTCCGCACGATCGCCGCCTTGAAGAAGGAGTTCTCCCCCGCCGCAATCCGGAGTTATGTCATAAGCGGTGCGCGCTGCGTGAACGATATCCATAACCTGATCTGGCTGATGGAGCTCTCCGGGATAGAAGTCGCCGGCCGGAAGGAGTGCGGCGATCCCGGGGTCATGCCGGTACCCCTGTTCGAATCGATCGAAGACCTGCGGAATGCGGGCGCGGTCTGCCGGGAGCTATGGAACGATCCCGGTTACCGGAGATACCTCGATTCTTGGGAAGGGTGCCAGGAGGTCATGATCGGCTATTCCGACTCGAACAAGGACGGCGGGATGCTGACCAGCAGCTGGGAGATATTCAAGGCGCACGAGGCTCTGCACCGGGTTGCCCGGGAGAGTGGAGTGCAGCTGAGGCTTTTCCATGGTCGTGGTGGAACGGTCGGCCGTGGCGGTGGTCCTACGCATCGCGCCATCGTATCTCAGCCTCCCGGCGCTTTCTCCGGCGCCATCAAGCTGACGGAACAGGGGGAGGTGATCAACTTCAAGTACAACGACCCGGCCCTGGCGCGACGAAACCTTGAGCTGCTGGTGGCCTCCTCCCTGGAGGCCCTGGTGCGTACCGGCCTTGTGGAGACCTGCATCGACCCTGCGTGGGAGGAGGCTCTGGAAGAGATGTCGGCCGTTGCCTATTCGTTCTACCGGGAAAGGATAGCGGAGAATCCCGATATCCTCTCCTATTTCGAGCAGGCGACCCCGGTGCTTGAGTTCGAACTGGCCAAGATCGGCTCTCGCCCGGCGCGCCGCAGCCAGACCACGTCACTTGACGACCTTCGGGCAATCCCCTGGGGATTTGGGTGGATCCAGAGCCGGCTGATGCTCCCGGCCTGGTTCGGCGTAGGGACCGCCTGCGAGCGGTTCGCATCGCGAGGATGCGCCGAGAGAGAGCTGCTGGCGGCAATGATGCGCCGCTTCCCGTTTTTCTTCGACATGATGCGCAATGTGGAGATGGCAATGGCCAAGGTAGATCTTTCGCTGGCACGGCAGTACGCCCTCCTTGTGGAGGATGCGGCGCTGCGGGAACGGGTCTGGAGTCTTCTGACTGACGAGTTCGCCCGCACCAGGTCGATGCTTCTCGAGATCTCCGGCCAGGAACGCCTGCTGCAGAGCAATCCGGGTCTGGCGGAGAGCTTGCGGCTTCGTGCCCCGTACATAGATCCGTTGAGCCTGATTCAGATAGAGCTGCTGCGCAGGAAAAGGGGGGGGGACTGGAGCGGTCGGCACGATTACCTCCTGGCGGCTTCCATCCACGGCATTGCCGCGGGGCTTCGCAACACCGGCTGA